One Terriglobales bacterium genomic region harbors:
- a CDS encoding acyl-CoA thioesterase produces the protein MPANEHDGNLLPRPVKESLSEMIEVVLPNDANPLGNLLGGRLMHFIDLAGALSCHRHARSYVVTASIEHLDFLAPVHVGDLLILRSSVNRAFNTSMEAGVKIWVENYIAGTKRHVGSAYVTYVAVDRHGHHIPVPPVVPETEEEKRRYEDAGRRRELRQIEKDRKRSVFASKSG, from the coding sequence TGAAGGAGTCCCTATCGGAGATGATTGAGGTGGTCCTGCCCAACGATGCCAATCCGTTGGGCAATCTGCTGGGCGGAAGACTGATGCATTTTATTGATCTTGCCGGAGCCCTCTCTTGCCACCGGCACGCGCGCAGCTATGTAGTCACCGCCAGCATTGAGCACCTTGATTTTCTCGCTCCGGTGCACGTGGGCGACCTGCTGATTCTGCGCTCTTCTGTAAATCGCGCCTTCAATACGTCTATGGAAGCGGGAGTCAAGATCTGGGTGGAAAACTATATTGCCGGCACCAAGCGCCACGTGGGCTCGGCCTATGTGACCTATGTGGCTGTGGACCGGCATGGGCACCATATCCCTGTGCCTCCGGTGGTTCCGGAGACAGAAGAGGAAAAGCGACGCTACGAAGATGCCGGACGGCGCCGCGAACTACGCCAGATAGAAAAAGACCGCAAACGGAGTGTCTTCGCCTCAAAATCCGGGTAA